The following coding sequences are from one Chrysiogenes arsenatis DSM 11915 window:
- the neuB gene encoding N-acetylneuraminate synthase yields the protein MNSVFIIAEAGVNHNGSLGLAKQLIEIAAKAGADAVKFQTFQANTLVSKKAQKAEYQKQTTDAQESQYDMIKKLELTEAMHIELINHCKHHQIEFLSTPFDNNSIDLLNKLGMNTFKIPSGEITNLPYLRHIGELQKHIILSTGMADLGEVEDALDILVASGTPLENITVLHATTEYPCPIQEVNLRAMQTIKQAFGVKVGYSDHTQGIEIPIAAVAMGATIIEKHFTLDRNMEGPDHKASLEPAELQAMVDAIRNIEKALGDGKKKPTSSEAKNKPVARKSLVAAKTIKVGEILNSDNVCIKRPGNGINPMRWDEVMGTKAIKNYNEDDLI from the coding sequence ATGAATTCCGTTTTTATCATCGCCGAAGCCGGCGTAAATCATAATGGCTCGCTAGGTTTAGCCAAACAACTCATTGAAATAGCCGCGAAAGCGGGTGCTGATGCTGTAAAATTTCAAACCTTTCAAGCCAATACGCTTGTCAGTAAAAAAGCACAAAAAGCAGAGTATCAGAAACAAACAACCGATGCCCAAGAATCACAATACGATATGATAAAGAAACTTGAACTTACCGAAGCGATGCATATTGAACTCATTAACCACTGCAAACATCATCAAATCGAATTCCTATCCACTCCGTTTGATAACAATAGCATTGATTTATTAAATAAACTCGGCATGAATACCTTTAAAATTCCCAGTGGAGAAATCACCAATTTGCCCTACTTGCGTCACATTGGTGAATTGCAAAAACACATTATCTTATCAACTGGCATGGCAGACCTCGGTGAAGTAGAAGATGCCCTTGATATTTTGGTAGCATCTGGTACGCCACTAGAGAATATTACCGTACTTCACGCCACAACCGAATACCCTTGCCCCATACAAGAAGTGAACCTACGCGCTATGCAAACTATCAAACAAGCTTTTGGAGTGAAAGTTGGCTATTCCGACCATACTCAAGGAATCGAAATCCCCATCGCTGCCGTTGCCATGGGAGCAACCATAATCGAAAAACACTTTACACTCGACCGCAATATGGAAGGGCCAGACCATAAGGCAAGCTTAGAACCCGCAGAATTACAAGCAATGGTTGATGCCATACGCAATATCGAAAAAGCTCTTGGTGATGGTAAAAAAAAACCTACCTCAAGCGAAGCAAAAAATAAGCCTGTCGCAAGAAAAAGCCTCGTTGCAGCAAAAACGATAAAAGTAGGCGAAATATTAAACAGTGATAACGTATGCATTAAACGACCAGGAAATGGCATAAACCCTATGCGTTGGGATGAAGTAATGGGAACCAAGGCAATCAAGAATTATAACGAAGATGATTTGATTTAA
- the neuC gene encoding UDP-N-acetylglucosamine 2-epimerase: MTKRKICIITGTRAEYGLLYWLMKAIATDNDFELQLIVTGMHLSPEFGLTYKEIEKEFRIDKKIEMLLSSDTPIGISKSIGLAQIGFAEAYAEIKPDMVVVLGDRYEIFAAASAAMIARIPIAHLHGGETTEGAFDEAIRHSITKMAHLHFTAAEEYRNRVIQLGEHPSRVFNVGGLGIENIKRLRLLSREEFEKSINFTLNKKNILVTFHPVTLEQQTAQAQFQSLLDAISELRDTHIIFTKANSDTDGRIINQMIDDYTNCNLQKSVSFTSLGQLRYLSALQYVDAVVGNSSSGLIEAPSFKIGTINIGDRQKGRITATSVIDCIPTKEGISNAFKELYSHDFQKTLTQTQNPYGDGCASEEIVKIVKQVEISSLLKKTFYNIGLTNEK; this comes from the coding sequence ATGACTAAACGTAAAATATGCATAATCACCGGCACCCGCGCTGAATATGGGCTTTTGTATTGGTTAATGAAGGCTATTGCAACCGACAACGATTTTGAGTTGCAATTGATAGTTACCGGCATGCATCTTTCGCCAGAGTTTGGCCTGACATACAAGGAAATCGAAAAAGAATTTCGTATCGATAAAAAAATCGAAATGCTCCTTTCTTCTGATACCCCCATTGGAATATCAAAATCAATTGGCCTAGCCCAAATTGGCTTTGCCGAAGCCTATGCAGAGATCAAGCCTGATATGGTTGTAGTTCTTGGCGATAGATATGAGATATTTGCAGCCGCCTCAGCTGCGATGATCGCACGCATTCCTATTGCCCACTTACACGGCGGCGAAACTACCGAAGGGGCTTTTGATGAAGCAATCCGCCATAGCATTACAAAAATGGCGCACTTACACTTTACGGCGGCAGAAGAATACCGCAATAGAGTTATTCAACTCGGCGAACACCCCTCAAGAGTCTTTAATGTAGGAGGACTAGGGATAGAAAACATTAAACGTTTGCGACTTTTGAGCCGCGAAGAGTTCGAAAAATCAATTAACTTTACTTTAAATAAAAAAAACATACTGGTCACCTTTCATCCAGTCACGTTAGAACAACAAACGGCTCAAGCTCAATTTCAAAGCCTCTTAGATGCCATTAGCGAACTGCGTGACACGCACATAATTTTTACAAAAGCCAACAGCGACACCGATGGAAGAATTATCAACCAAATGATAGATGATTATACAAACTGCAATCTGCAAAAGTCAGTTAGCTTTACATCACTCGGGCAACTGCGTTATTTAAGTGCCCTGCAATATGTTGACGCAGTTGTTGGCAATAGTTCAAGTGGGCTCATCGAGGCACCAAGCTTTAAGATTGGGACTATCAATATAGGTGATCGGCAAAAAGGACGCATAACTGCAACAAGCGTTATCGATTGCATACCTACGAAAGAAGGAATTTCCAACGCATTTAAAGAACTATATTCTCATGATTTCCAGAAAACCCTCACGCAAACACAGAATCCTTATGGTGATGGATGTGCGAGCGAAGAAATAGTCAAAATAGTAAAACAAGTGGAGATAAGTTCGCTTCTAAAGAAAACATTTTACAATATAGGTTTAACCAATGAAAAATAA
- a CDS encoding acetyltransferase, with amino-acid sequence MKNDYIILIGGGGHCHSVIDVIEQQNRYHIYGIVDKKENIGNKVLGYPVIGDDEDLPELAKVCPKAIITIGHIRTNEIRVKIFHLLKKLNLELPTIISPLAYVSKHATIAEGTVVMHHALVNANAKIGVNTIINSKALIEHDVTVGDHCHISTASVLNGGVTVANNTFYGSNATSKQNIIINDFIKAGSVVK; translated from the coding sequence ATGAAAAATGATTATATAATCCTCATCGGTGGTGGCGGTCATTGCCACAGCGTGATAGATGTTATTGAACAACAAAACCGGTACCATATATACGGTATCGTTGATAAAAAAGAAAATATCGGCAATAAAGTTTTAGGCTACCCAGTTATAGGCGATGATGAAGATTTGCCAGAATTAGCAAAAGTATGCCCCAAAGCGATCATCACCATAGGGCATATTCGTACCAATGAAATACGCGTAAAAATATTTCACTTATTAAAAAAGCTTAATCTCGAACTCCCAACAATCATTTCTCCACTCGCATATGTCTCAAAACATGCCACTATTGCTGAAGGGACAGTTGTTATGCACCATGCTCTTGTAAATGCAAACGCTAAAATAGGGGTTAACACTATCATCAACAGCAAAGCGCTTATAGAACATGACGTTACTGTAGGTGACCACTGCCACATATCAACCGCTAGCGTGTTAAACGGCGGTGTTACCGTTGCAAATAACACTTTTTATGGCAGCAATGCCACCTCAAAACAAAATATAATCATCAATGACTTTATCAAAGCGGGGAGTGTTGTAAAATGA